One Ensifer adhaerens genomic window, CGAGGCAGCTCTTGATAGAGTTCTCGGCCGAACGCAAGGTCGGCAAATGGTAGGCGCCAAGGTTCCAGGCCGCGACCAGGTAGGTGGGCAAGACGACATAGGCAAGCTTCGGGCCGTGGGCGAAGCCGGTCAGCTCGACGGTGGCGAGGTCGGCCGCGATCGCTGCTGCAACGATCATGCATAGGTCGCTGAGCATCGCCAAGGAACACAACAGGCATCTGAGCACGTAGCGGTTCTTGACTTGCTCCATCGGGAGCGAAATTGCCCTGTGCCAGGGACGGGTGGATGAGGCGGGTATTTGAGTCACGATATCTCTCCCCAGGGGAAACGGGACGCACCTATTGCCTTTGAAAGAAAGGAGTGGACGCCGGACCTGGCAGAGACGGCGGCGTCGTGGTCGTTGCATCAAGTCTGCGAGCGCTTTCTGCGCTGTTGCGGTCGCTAGTGGTAAGCCTGCGCGCCGGCAGGCCGGTGCTTAAGGGGTGTCGCGAGAACGGATTGGTAGACCGTCTCGACGCTGTCGCACATCGCCTCAATCCCCCAGGATGTGAGATCGGTGCGTCTTGCTCCTTCGGCCAGATGGGCGCGAAGCGGTTTGTATTGGAGAAGATCGGCAACGGCTGCTGCCGCTGCGCCCACATCACCCGCCGGCGTCACGACGCCGTTAACCCCGTGCTTGACGACTTCGCCGAGCCCTGGCAGCTCTGACACGACACAGGGCCGGCCGCCGGCCAGGTATTGCATGACAACGCGCGGCAGTCCTTCACGCATCGACGTTAGCACGCAGACATCGGCCAAGCTGATCAGTTGCTCCGGCTCGGAATGATATCCGATCAGGTGGATACTCTTCGCCACCGGCGATCGCGCAATGGCAGCTTCGATATCAGGACGTGCCGACCCTTCGCCAGCGAGGATCAACCGCACGTCGGGAACGCGTTGGACAACCTGCGGGAATTCTTCAATGAACTCGATATGGCGCTTTCTGGGCTCGAGCGCCGCCAGCATCAAGACGACCGGTGGCTTGGGTTCGCCGGGGGCAATGCCAAGAAGCCGCGGCGCCTCCTTTGGCCACTTTGCGTGGGAGAAGCGGGCAAGGTCGAAGCCAGAATGAACGACATGGTGCTGGGCGGGATTGCCGATACGGTGGGAAATGCAGATATCGCGCATCGACTGGCTGACATCGATAAAGGCACGGGTGTACCTGGCCGTCAGCCGTTCGGCCGCCAGGAACGTCATCTTCTGCGCGCTGCCGACCTGCACGAAAGGTATGATGTGGACGCCATGGATGATGCCTGAAACATTCGCCTGCCTGGCGGCGAGCCGACCGATGATGCCGGCCTTGCTCTGGTGGGTATGGACGACATCGGGGCGCAATTCCTGGAAGAAACGGCTGAGCTGCCTCAGGGCCGCGAAATCGTTGGAGGGGGATATCGGATGGACAAGCGCGTCAAGGCCAACGACGCGCATGGTCTTGGCGACCGACGCCTGCAGGCTGGGATCGTATTCGTTGCCATGAACGAGCAAGACCTCATGGCCGTGTTTCACCTGAGCGTGGCAGCAGGCCAGCGTATTTTCCTCCGAACCTGCGCGATACAGGCGGGTTAACACGTGAACGATCTTCATCTTTGTGTATCTCCGCGACATGAATGACTGCTGGCTGATCCTGCAGACGGGGGTCATGGTCTGGGAAACGGCGGCGTTTGCCCGCGTAGGGTCCTTGTGACGATCCAAGGGAACATGGAGTGGGTCCCCGCCGGAGGCGTGATACGCGTTTTGGTCTGTCCGGGGTTGTCGGGAGGAAGAGGGCGGCTACAGGGACAGCCAGATTTGCTTGAAAAGGTTTCGATTGATGGTCTCGGTATTGGCGCTTGCGTCGACCACCCTGATGTCCTTGTCGAGCGCGCGAAGCTCGGCCATCAACGACATCCGCGCCTCAAAACCTTCCTTGCTGATTTCGCCAGGCTTTCGGCTCTGCGAGACCGCGAAATCCGATACGAGGTGAAGGGTCAGGTCTGGCTTGCACTCGTTCATCTTCTGGTAAAGCATTTCTTCGAACCGGGCGAGGGCGGCAAGGCCTGGAACGGCGGGCAGGTTCGACGGGATCATCGGCCCGTCCAGATAGCCCTTTTGAAGCGTCTGTGGCCACCGATCGCAGACGACGATGAGGCCGCGTGTCGCCCACCGATGCGCGCGCTTGACGACCCCGTATCTTTCGATCGCAATGAGCACGCCCCACAGAGCCAGGCCGGCCGCGAGTGCCTTGCTCTTCGCCCCGCCGCGTGGCTCCTTCCGATCACGCTGGATCATCGCCTTGAAATGGCGTCTGCGGGGGGCAAGCAGGCTCTGCAGTCCTTTGCGGAACCACCATCCATTTCCCTCTCCGGTGCCAACATAAACCTGCGCACAGCCGAACTTCCAAGCGAAGGTCCGCGCCAAAAGATTGGTCTGAGTGCTCTTGCCAAGTCCGTCCGGTGCGACGAGAGCCACCACGAGCCCTCCGGTCAATGCGCGCCTTTTGGCCGGAACGCTACCCGGCAACAGGCGTCCAAGGACCCTCAACGAAAGATAGGAAGCCTTGCGGATCCCGTGGATTGTTGCATCCGCCAGACCGCTTGCGCTCGAAAACCCGCACCGGTGACGGATCGAGCGCCTCAGCCGCGCCAGATCAGCGCGATGCACCTCGATGCCGCTTTCGCTCGGCCGTATTCTGCAGGTTACTATGCCGTTACGGCCGCCATCATATTCGATGACGCATTCTCCCGGCTTGCCCGATTGAAAGGGCAGTTGCGCGATTTTTTGACCCCAGTCGCCAGGTAAAGCCAGCCATTTAGTCCACGGCCACGCTCGCAGACGAAAGGCGAAACGGCCGATCGCCAATCCGATCTCAGCCTCCGGCGAGGCGACCGGTACGGATACCCCAGCGATAGACAGGCGCTCCCATTGCTCGATTGTCGCGTAATCGAACGCCAGATAACGCTTGCGGAACTCCCAGCCGACGCGGATGCCAACATGAAGATCGATATGAAGATAGGCACTGCGTGAAAAGTCAGGGACAAACCAGTCTTCCCGGCCGGCGCAGGAATTGTCGTAGCAGGAGAGGCTGACGCTGCGCAGGCCGTGCAATCGAGCCATGATCGCGCAAAAGGCCGGATAGTCCTGCTTGTCGAGCAACATGTCCATATCGTCACGGCCGGCGAGCGCTTCCGGCAGGCTTGCCATGTCTTGGATCAGTCCATATCGGATGGAAGCTGCATCCAGTGCTGCAAAGAGTTCAGCAGCAGCCGCCAGCGGCGGAACCAGAGGCTGCGATGCGCATGAAGTTGGGTCGCTGCGCAACACAGTCGCCTGGTCCAGGCCGTTCGCCGTAGACGGCGTCGAATCCCTCGCAACGATGTTTCCTTGCCAAGCGGACATAGGCTGTGAGCTCATGGGAGCCACCGCAACGGTTCACGACGGCCTTTCGGCGCCGCAGACACCTTTGAGAAAGTGTGGTTCGACCCTCTCGGCCCAGTTGGGCATGGCCAAGGGAGCCCGTCGCAATCGATTGTCGGGAGCGTCATAATTGAAAATCCATGATGTGATGTTGTGGGACGTTCGAGCCAACGCTGGCTTCGGCCAATTCTTCGCAGGCTACCGCACCGAAGGT contains:
- a CDS encoding glycosyltransferase; the protein is MKIVHVLTRLYRAGSEENTLACCHAQVKHGHEVLLVHGNEYDPSLQASVAKTMRVVGLDALVHPISPSNDFAALRQLSRFFQELRPDVVHTHQSKAGIIGRLAARQANVSGIIHGVHIIPFVQVGSAQKMTFLAAERLTARYTRAFIDVSQSMRDICISHRIGNPAQHHVVHSGFDLARFSHAKWPKEAPRLLGIAPGEPKPPVVLMLAALEPRKRHIEFIEEFPQVVQRVPDVRLILAGEGSARPDIEAAIARSPVAKSIHLIGYHSEPEQLISLADVCVLTSMREGLPRVVMQYLAGGRPCVVSELPGLGEVVKHGVNGVVTPAGDVGAAAAAVADLLQYKPLRAHLAEGARRTDLTSWGIEAMCDSVETVYQSVLATPLKHRPAGAQAYH